In Mya arenaria isolate MELC-2E11 chromosome 1, ASM2691426v1, the genomic stretch CGAAAAATGTTTCGTCCGATTCTTTTGGCTCAAATTCCTCAACGTTAAATCCATGTTCACGTGCTTCAAATAGCCCTGTTACAAAAGTTTCACCTGCTGCGTCAAATCAGCCTACAGTTCAAAAGAGCGAACACGAAAAACCAATGAAGACTGACACAGCATCACAATGTGACCCAAGACCAAAGAAACCGCGCTTGGAATCTCAGAATAAATCGAACCAACATTCCAAAGTAGGGAAGAGTGAAAGGCCTACCACTGATAATAAAGCTCCTAACAAAAACGTTGAACCTGCGATTACACCGGATACATTGAAGCATAAAAGTAGTTCAAACAAGGATTCTGAATTAGTGCAAAAAGTTGACATGTCTAAATCCAACACTAAATTATCCAAAGTATCTACGACTAAAACTGATTCTTCAAAGGTAACTAGCAGTGTTTCAAAAACTTCAGCTAGCGCCTTAAACGCTTTGAGTTTTTTAACCGAAAAACTTAAGACTAATGTTCAAAGAGCGTCCCTTTCAAAGCAGTCTATAAAGGATTCCAATAGTGTAGATAAAAGTTCAAGTGATAGTAAAAAGGAGATAAGTGTTTCCAAAATTGGCGACAAAGTGCCCTTTGAATCGATAAATAGTAAGTCAACTTCATCTACATTAGATTCAAAATCACCTTCTAAGAAACCTAGTGACTTAAAACGGCCTCTTGAAAAGCGGCCTTTGTTCAAGAAAAGTTCAGACTCGAAACCAAATACACAGACGAAGATTCTGGATGTGAGACCAACTGATGTTGACGCAAAAAAGATGTCTAAACCCGACACTGATGTTATAAAGAAGACTGGTGCAAATAGTGATGCCAATGGTAATAAACAAGTGGAAACAAGCATACGGCTTGAGGAAAGTAGAAATGGTGATGAAAAGGCGATGATTTCACCTTCAACAGTTACAGATACAAGTAAAGATACTTCCAATAATAAAGATACAAGTAAAGATACTTCCAAGAATAAAGATACTAGtaaagataatttcaaaactaaAGAAACGAGCAAAGACATCTCCAAGAATAAAGATACAAGTAAAGAAATTTTGAAGACTAAAGTTACAAGTAAAGATACTTCCAAGGCTAAAGATACGAGTAAAGACACCTCAAAGGTTATAGATACGAGTAAAGAAACCTCAAAGATTAAAGATACAGGTAAAGACACCTCCAAGACTAAAGATACGACTAAAGACATATCGAAGACTAAGTATACGAGTAAAGACATCTCTAAAAATAAAGATACGAGCAAAGACATCTCCAAGACTAAAGATACGAGTAAAGACATCTCCAAGACTAAAGATACGAGTAAAGACATCTCCCAGAATAAAGATACAAGTAAAGACATTATGAAGAATAAGGATACTGGTAAAGATACTGCCAAGACTAAAGATACGAGTAAAGATATCTCCAAGAATAAAGATATGAGTAAAGACATATTGAAGATAAAAGATACGAGTAAAGAGTTCTCAAAGACCAAAGATTCAAGTAAAGACAACTCCAAGACTAAAGATACGAGTAGAGACAGTTCAAAATCTAAAGATAAGAGTAAGGACACCGTCAAGATTATAGATGCGAGTAAAGACACTTCAAAGACAAAAGAAACGAGTAAAGACAGCTCCAAGAATAAAGATACGAGTGAAGACAGCTCAAAGAATAAAGATTTGGGTAAAGACTATTCTAAGACTAAAGATACCAGTAAAGACACCTCAAAGAATAAAGCTTCGGGTAAAGTCACCTCAAATGATGGAAAACAGTTGAATGGTCATTCATCGCCAGCGGAGCTTGCCAAGGTCCAGCAGAAGTGAAATAAGAatgatcatacatgtatttattaggCTTAAAAACGTGTTTTCGCTCACCCGACCGACCAATTCAATAGTGCCAACTTTAAAGTTTCTTTGATGATTGTAATTTTTTACTCCATAATTATTGAGATATACCCGTTGGTCCGCTAAATAAacgggtgtgtgtgtgtgtgggggggggggggggttactcTGCGGCGCTGTTCAGCATTTTTTGCTGTTCAGCATTTATACATGTCCGTTTATTATCGATAGTAAGACGAAAACTTGGAAACATAATTAAGTTGGACGCTTTGTTGCGTTTTGAAATCGGTATATACATGTGCACAAAACAACATGCATGactgtaaataatttcaatcaagTTATACTCATTATACAGTAATAAAGTATCGCTTGAATGTGACCAATGACTTCTGGAACAATTTGTCTTGTCAGGGCATAACCTATTTCTTGCTGTTAATTAATATCGTTCAAATGTTGGATAAGTAATCGCGAAGTTTAAGGGGCACAAAATAAGTAGATAGATGATTTTTTTAGCTCCAATGCCAAATATTCCCAGGTTAAAAAAGCTccagaatattttaatatgttttatctataacgagtcaaatgatttaaacattagaATGCATAGAATTAAGAttaaagcaaagaaaaaaacaagggAAAATGCATCTATCAAGTATAATCTATAACCTGTGCCTCTTGAAAGCCATCTGTTTTGGATAGTCCCATGTGTAAAAGTTCCGATAATGTTTTCCTCAGCTAATGATTTTTCTGTCTCTGCCTCGGAAAAATCTGTTCGTAAAATGCTTGATTATCTCCCTTTGTTTTGAGAAAACGTTAACTCCCATATCGGAACGGTATCAAGTAGGCGGAGCTTATCCATTCTGTAACTAGCATACGGATTAACTATAACTCTTTTCCATTATACCGTaagctagttattgaacgttaaCAACATTATACAAAACAGCTACTCACCAACTACCCTCGAGCTTGAAACGTATAAGTTCAATAACTCGGTTAGTGGGTGCCGAACTTAATGCTTAATTTGTAATATATGGGCTATGGcatatacttttaatatttgCTAAATACTGCGATTCAGGGCTAACCATTAGGTATTACTAACTACTTAAATACATTGGGCTGATGGTTCAGAACTTCGTTAgggttaacaacgtgattaacgacattattgttaacttttaaacgttaaCTATTTGACGATGTGCTTTTATGCTTTAGACTGCACAtgtattgcaaaaaaggctgtaACAGTTTTTGTTAGATACAGATCACaaatgtatccattaaacttccagagcagtaatgatttgaaagttaacaacgatgatgttaacaacgttgttaactttggAAGAGTTTTGAACAATCCGCCCATTGTTTAGTGATCAGGAACATGTAACAAATTGATTGTTGATTTTTGTTGATCTTTTTTTTGACgaattttatcaaacatattgttaaacaaGCTAAACAAGTGTATATAGTTCTTACTAATGATGTAGTCAAGTCGACTTGTTTTATATCGACTTGGCAAGTTGTAACACGGCGGCGTATAAACCTGTCTAGAGTTTGTCGACTTCATTGCTGTGGAGTCGACACAAAGTGTTCAACCTGATTTGTCGACAAAAGTCGACACAATTTTGACACCACGTCATGTCGACAAACAAAAAGTCGACCTGACTACGTGATCTCATCACCAATACATGCGATATACGCTTCCAAAGTAAGCAGACCCATTCTGTTAATGTAGATTTGTTATTGAAGTGTGTATATTTGACACTgttgcatttgttattatttattgattttgaatttattttatgccatatttgttttaaaaactgttaacGAGAGAGAGAGCGTGATCTTcagtattgtttattatataaccTGAAATCCTTTAACACTGGTTTAATACTACAAATAACCTATGACATGCCAATAAAATAATCTAACGAAATTATAATGATTGTGTTTGTACTAAATCAATTTGGATGTCCGgatggcgatgatgatgatgatgatgatgatgatgatgatgatgatggatgatgatgatgatgatgatgatgatgatgatgatgatgatgacaacgacgacgatgatgatgatgatgatgatgatgatgatgatgatggtggtggtggtggtggtggtggtggtggtggtgattacgCTGACGCGGATgctgattatgatgatgataatgatgatgatgaaagcAATGCATGTTTTCTGAAATAGGCACACTGTACATATTTAGCGAATTGACGTGTTTTTGGACCAATGcaaattcaaatttatattcCTTATATGCTGGTCGCTGAGTATACTTTGTAGACAAAGTTTCGTTTaaatcacctttaaagtaaCTTAAGTTCCCCATGTCTAGTAACCCGAACGCCCGTGCTCGAGGATAAAATAGTCCGCCAATTGAAAGTAGAGTCGGAAGCATGCTGTGACacagaaatttgaataaaattggaGTTGAGGTCCAAAATTGACAACTAATTGCATCCGCTATACGTTTAAACCATATGTACTGGTTTAGT encodes the following:
- the LOC128234395 gene encoding serine/threonine-protein kinase fray2-like, which gives rise to MTECVPKKPNIAEISPHLICALCGGYLIDATTIVECVHSFCKTCIVRYLESSKYCPICEVLVHKTKPLQNIRLDHTLQDIVYKLVPGLFQSEMRRRREFYKGYPTVRSAKTRQEQQGCRHIYTADESFSVALEFCPQGRVCRPSRRRSRSNDQCSSVPERRYLLCPAGTTIALLRKFLRLKFALDSNFQVDLVHVGGLVQDHYSLMDLAYIYSWKREGVIKLYYTIYRLPDPVPEIIITEVKDELTTNDADDKVCKADDTRPSSLFSKAALLGNNTMDRNLAHDLSPLELIATVANDISSFQESRGLKRKTEAAQLYENDDDNSSTETQIKRTVERAIDLCSNNNSSGANDSTSTSNSSLSFRTDSNNTKNVSSDSFGSNSSTLNPCSRASNSPVTKVSPAASNQPTVQKSEHEKPMKTDTASQCDPRPKKPRLESQNKSNQHSKVGKSERPTTDNKAPNKNVEPAITPDTLKHKSSSNKDSELVQKVDMSKSNTKLSKVSTTKTDSSKVTSSVSKTSASALNALSFLTEKLKTNVQRASLSKQSIKDSNSVDKSSSDSKKEISVSKIGDKVPFESINSKSTSSTLDSKSPSKKPSDLKRPLEKRPLFKKSSDSKPNTQTKILDVRPTDVDAKKMSKPDTDVIKKTGANSDANGNKQVETSIRLEESRNGDEKAMISPSTVTDTSKDTSNNKDTSKDTSKNKDTSKDNFKTKETSKDISKNKDTSKEILKTKVTSKDTSKAKDTSKDTSKVIDTSKETSKIKDTGKDTSKTKDTTKDISKTKYTSKDISKNKDTSKDISKTKDTSKDISKTKDTSKDISQNKDTSKDIMKNKDTGKDTAKTKDTSKDISKNKDMSKDILKIKDTSKEFSKTKDSSKDNSKTKDTSRDSSKSKDKSKDTVKIIDASKDTSKTKETSKDSSKNKDTSEDSSKNKDLGKDYSKTKDTSKDTSKNKASGKVTSNDGKQLNGHSSPAELAKVQQK